The nucleotide window TAAATCGGGATCCTGAAAAAGACGCCACCAGTCAAGGTTCAACCCGGGCTGCTCTGATTCAATTTCTGTGGCGCGTTTGTAATCTTGGGGCAGATCTAATGACGGGCGTTCATAGTCAGGGCCGGTCTTGCAAGAAACAATACAAGAGGTCATGAGCAGCAGAAGAAGTGTCTTCAGATAAGAAAAACGTGCTGTGCCACGATCAGAATACGCACCAATTATCCGGAATAGTAGAGGGTGATTATTCATGGCGTAAGGCCTCGATAGGATTAAGCATGGCCGCTTTTCTGGCGGGAAAGAATCCGAAAACGATGCCGATGACTCCGGAAAATAGAAAGGATTCCAAGATGATCGGCACATTGAGGATAAAAGGAACTTGGAGCAGGTTGGACGCGGCGAGAGCGGTCATGACTGCTAAGGCGATACCGATAAGACCTCCAACGGAAGACAAGACAATCGCTTCAACGAGAAACTGGAGCAGCACTTCACGTTCGAGCGCGCCGATGGCGAGGCGGGTCCCGATCTCTCGGGTTCGTTCCGTAACAGATACCATCATGATATTCATGATACCGATACCGCCGACCAACAGACTCACTGCCGCCACGGCTCCCAACAAGCCGGTGAGCACTTTGGTGGTACCGGTGAGCATGGTCGATATTTCCTTCATGTCCATAACACTGAAATCGTCTTCTTCCACATCGGACAAATGGCGCCGTTCACGCATGAGGTAGCCGATTTCAGTATTCATTTTGTCGGTAGATATGCCATCCTTTACAGACAGTCGAATCACATTCACATCCATGGTTCCTGAGATGCGGCGTTGATACGTTCTCAGAGGAATGATCACGGTATCATCCTGATCGCTGCCCATGGAGGATTGTCCTTTGCTCTCGAGCAGCCCGATGATTTCACAGGAAAGTTTATTCAGCCTGATCTTGCTTCCAATGGGATTTTGGTGTCCGAAGAGGTTTTCCCACACCGTTGCGCCGATAATGCAGACCGCCGCCCCCGATCGGATTTCCGGCTCGGTGAAGCTTCGCCCATCCTCTATTTTAAGATTGCTGACGTCAAAATAGCGTTCCGTTGTACCCGTGACCGTAGTAGACCAGTTTTCATTGCCGTAGATAGCGGTTATCGCGCTGGCGGATGTGGGAGCCACTGCCCTTATAGACGGTATTTCGCGTTCAATGGCTTCTGCATCGGCCAGTTTAAAGGGCGCGCCACCACCGCCTTGTCCGGGTCCCATGCGTCGTCCGGGCATGACCATCATCAGGTTGCTGCCGAGACTGGAAATCTGGTCGGTCACCTGCCGAGTTGCGCCGCCGCCAAG belongs to Candidatus Hydrogenedentota bacterium and includes:
- a CDS encoding FtsX-like permease family protein, which codes for MISNAFILALRELYRNKMRSFLTMLGIIIGVGAVISLVTLGGGATRQVTDQISSLGSNLMMVMPGRRMGPGQGGGGAPFKLADAEAIEREIPSIRAVAPTSASAITAIYGNENWSTTVTGTTERYFDVSNLKIEDGRSFTEPEIRSGAAVCIIGATVWENLFGHQNPIGSKIRLNKLSCEIIGLLESKGQSSMGSDQDDTVIIPLRTYQRRISGTMDVNVIRLSVKDGISTDKMNTEIGYLMRERRHLSDVEEDDFSVMDMKEISTMLTGTTKVLTGLLGAVAAVSLLVGGIGIMNIMMVSVTERTREIGTRLAIGALEREVLLQFLVEAIVLSSVGGLIGIALAVMTALAASNLLQVPFILNVPIILESFLFSGVIGIVFGFFPARKAAMLNPIEALRHE